One Panicum virgatum strain AP13 chromosome 3N, P.virgatum_v5, whole genome shotgun sequence DNA segment encodes these proteins:
- the LOC120666243 gene encoding uncharacterized protein LOC120666243 has translation MQLQEEFDTYDGCDALLSVKYKCLTERSKVIEIVGAKDIVFALSRSGLCAAFDRVTNKRIAFLNLSPDEVIRSMFYNKYNDSLITISIYPSDNYGSLNCRTTPLEYVRRNELDAGFPIFESESLKWPGFVEFDSVNGKVLIYAPQQGIYKVFDLANYSFLYSIQHENVQDIKISQGFMLVVYNRTPSYVSLKMLSIVDGKPIKSFKHLLHPNKKVDFIEHFNKKLLVKQEGENIQILDVWNSELIEISATKFVNPQALAVLYERNLFLIFRNRTAAVWNFQGELVTSFEDHLLWHDNVCSTNAIYITKDEGRIISYCKSEAVEDDGTVTPIGSINMSDIVTGKCIAKIAANNPTISVAPRRNGCNNRSSVGCTPPEALKDVTAVFYDEDRNEIYTGNKHGLLHVWSNSSGFIFGKL, from the exons ATGCAGCTCCAG GAAGAATTCGATACCTACGATGGCTGCGACGCTCTCCTATCTGTGAAGTACAAGTGCCTTACAGAAAGATCCAAAGTTATTGAGATTGTAGGGGCGAAGGATATCGTATTTGCTCTTTCTCGATCTGGGCTTTGCGCTGCTTTTGACCGAG TGACAAATAAGCGCATAGCCTTCTTGAATTTAAGCCCAGATGAAGTTATTCGGAGCATGTTTTACAACAAGTACAATGATTCGCTTATCACTATCTCCATTTATCCATCTGACAATTATGGATCGTTGAACTGCAGAACAACCCCGCTTGA GTATGTTAGAAGGAATGAGTTAGATGCTGGATTTCCTATTTTTGAATCCGAATCTCTGAAGTGGCCAGGATTTGTGGAGTTTGATAGTGTGAATGGAAAAGTACTCATATATGCACCACAGCAAGG TATCTATAAGGTCTTTGACTTGGCGAACTACTCCTTTCTATATTCGATACAACATGAGAATGTGCAGGATATAAAGATCAG TCAGGGATTCATGCTCGTGGTATATAATAGAACGCCGAGTTATGTTTCGTTGAAGATGTTATCCATTGTAGATGGAAAGCCAATTAAATCTTTTAAGCACTTGTTGCACCCCAACAAGAAAGTTGATTTCATTGAACATTTCAACAAGAAGCTCCTGGTCAAGCAAGAGGGCGAGAACATTCAGATACTTGAT GTGTGGAATTCTGAGCTAATAGAAATCAGTGCCACCAAGTTTGTGAACCCTCAAGCATTGGCTGTTCTGTATGAGAGGAATCTCTTCTTGATATTCCGGAATAGAACGGCAGCTGTATGGAACTTCCAGGGGGAGCTTGTGACTTCTTTTGAAGACCATTTGCTTTGGCATGACAACGTTTGTAGCACAAACGCAATTTATATTACTAAGGACGAGGGCCGGATTATCTCGTACTGCAAATCTGAGGCAGTTGAGGATGATGGTACAG TTACTCCAATTGGGTCCATCAACATGAGCGACATTGTGACGGGCAAGTGCATTGCGAAGATTGCTGCCAACAACCCTACCATCAGTGTCGCCCCTCGCAGAAATGGTTGCAATAACCGGTCCTCGGTCGGCTGCACCCCTCCAGAAGCCCTGAAGGACGTTACAGCAGTGTTCTACGACGAGGACAGGAATGAGATATACACCGGCAACAAACACGGTCTGCTGCATGTGTGGTCCAATTCATCCGGGTTTATTTTCGGGAAACTGTGA
- the LOC120666244 gene encoding cell division topological specificity factor homolog, chloroplastic-like isoform X2 codes for MQICASFSIGGLVLSVETYQALPLALAHFCTFPRGASSNHMLTNSRLIIERQSCSQRSTQTYALSRKDFSPITQEMEGFLHNVVNMGFLDRLKLAWKIIFPAPTIKENSNANIAKQRLKMILFSDRCEVSDEAKKKIVENVIEALSEFVEIESRDNVQVDISTDAGLGTMYSVTVPVRRVKPEYQESEEQYRGKIVGVDFKDTGESSGSVDVTFDFFVPKENY; via the exons ATGCAGATTTGTGCGAGTTTCAGTATTGGAGGTTTAGTATTGTCAGTGGAAACATACCAAGCACTGCCACTAGCTTTG GCTCACTTTTGTACTTTTCCTCGTGGAGCATCTAGCAATCACATGCTTACAAACAGCCGGTTAATCATTGAACGTCAAAGCTGTTCACAGAGATCCACCCAGACCTATGCTCTTTCAAGGAAGGATTTTTCTCCTATAACTCAAGAGATGGAAGGCTTCCTTCACAATGTCGTTAACATGGGATTTCTTGACCGTCTGAAATTAGCATGGAAGATAATCTTTCCTGCGCCAACCATAAAGGAAAACTCCAATGCAAACATTGCAAAACAGAGGCTTAAGATGATCCTATTCTCAGACAGGTGTGAAGTTAGTGATGAAGCAAAGAAAAAGATTGTGGAGAATGTCATTGAGGCGCTATCTGAGTTTGTCGAGATAGAATCACGGGATAACGTCCAAGTGGATATCTCAACTGATGCTGGCCTTGGTACGATGTACTCTGTGACTGTTCCCGTGCGCCGTGTGAAGCCAGAGTACCAGGAATCTGAAGAGCAATACAGAGGGAAAATCGTTGGCGTCGACTTCAAGGACACTGGAGAATCGTCTGGTAGCGTTGATGTGACATTTGACTTCTTTGTTCCCAAGGAGAACTACTGA